DNA sequence from the Littorina saxatilis isolate snail1 linkage group LG9, US_GU_Lsax_2.0, whole genome shotgun sequence genome:
TTAAAGAAAAATACTTTCTTAAAGACTTTCCTTGATTTATTGATTCTGGGAAATGCAGCCAGAAACATTGAGCCCCAGCAAATGTTAAAACTGTCTGAGTGTGATTTACAAAGTTGCAGTCTATGCTAGACCTTTCTAGCCTTCCTAATCCTCTGCAAGTGTCACTCGGCACTCCTACTCCCTTACAAATGCAATCATGTACCTCAGTGCAGCAACAGAAGTCCCTATCAAGCGGCTAATTAGGTATCCAAAGTCATATATGTCTTTCACATTTCACTGCTTCCAAATCATAGATTCATAAACTgtacagtgatacacacatgtatacacatgtTTCCCTGCATATACATGTTAAATTCCTAAATGCCCATACAATTTTTACATTGAACAAAAGTATGCATATCTGTGAAAACTGAGCCGGAGTCAATGCGAGAAATGTAAGCTATGCGACTCATGTGTCAATCCTACCTGTGCAAAGCAGCAGAGGCAGTCCTGCGATGTCCCGGGTCAGATTTCTGCGTCATCAAGGGTACCCTCTGAGGCAGCTTGGGTTTTAGACGCAGGAAGTCCTCTGGCAGTGTGCCCAGCATGGGAGGATTCCAGTTACGGTAAGGAGGCAGCTTCCCCGGACTCCCCCCGCTTGCAGAGCTCAGCCTGTTAACGTGGGCAAAGTTCCTCTTACTGTCTGCACCCCCAAACGATTTAGATCTGGTGGGCAGAGGAGCTGTATCCCAAGACACCTTTCTTTGGTTGTGACCCCTGAGGGGGAGCGTGGAGTCCTCCGCCTCCTGGCTGAAGTGAGCACGGTGACGGCTGGACGTCTTCAGAGCGCTGCGCTTGGACTGGGATGTCCCTGTCTCCCCCCACGCACGCCGACTGGGGGACTCCACCAAATCACTGGAGTGTCGAGGCGGGCCCATTGTGGCGGACTCCCAGGACACGAGAGGGGTCTTGGTCTCAGTGTTGGACAGAGCCACTTCGTCGCTTCCCAGGTCCAACAGATTGGCTGTGGGCATAGGCTGGTGCTGATTGGGATGGTGACGAGGGCTCCCACGACGCTGAGCTGTGGGCGGCGATGACCTGTTGCCGTGGTGGTGGTGTCCGTGGTGGCGCTGAGTTGTGGTCATGATCTGCGGTGATTTGATCGCTTCTGTGTAAGACGGGGGCGACTCCTCCATGGCAGGGTCTTCCTGTCTGGAAGGTCTGGAGCTTGGCGACTGACAGGGAATAAAGACAACTGAATTTATGCTTTCAACATGACAAGGTTTATGCACAGCACAAATGATTAACTGACTTTATAACAAGGCCAGACATTGCAATGGCAGTCTCAATTGCACTAAAAATATAACTACCGTAGTAGTTGCAGTCACCCAAATCCCTTTAAAGATACATAAAATCATGAGTTAAGACCttcttatttttgtgtgtgtgcacatctcTCTCTTTACTTTACCGCACCTTCTTGTTGAACAACTaacccacaaaaacaaaatgatcatatTCCCAAgaggaaaaaatagaaaaaatatACTATTCAATTTCAAGTTTGATTTCTCAAGCTTTGAATATAATTTCTAAGCTCAAACTATAGTCCTGAAACATTTTGATTGTCCTAAAAATGTTACTCCACAGTTTCCTGGATATAtgtgtcaacaacaaaaactaattACTTGCGACTCACCTTGTGGCTATGGCCATGAGTATTTTCATTTACTGACTCCAAGGCAACATCCCTCTGCACAGACATCAAAATGTGATCGGGCaaatcatcctcatcctcattgTTATCAATGCTCATGGTCAGCAATTGGTCAATGGTGGCATCCACAATTCCGTTATTGGCTCTCAACACAGCCTCTATCACTTCTCTGTCCATAGAGGGGAACATGTGGTGGAAGTCGGTCATGGCTTGCGTAAACTCCAGCTGACGCATGGGAACTGGAGAAGACGGAGTTGACTCAGGGGCAGCGTTGGGAGTTGGAAGAGACCCTCCTCTGTGTCTTGTGGGAGTGGAGGagtctccccctcctcctccccctccccttctgtGTGAAGTctggccccctcctcctccgccccctccctctcgaTGACCTGGAGTGTCTAGCCATCCTGTATCAGCCATGTTGAAAACTACGGGCACGCACTTTAAAGTGGGAGTCCAAGCTTGAGTATTATCAGGAGAGTAGTCTCTCTTGTCTTGTGGAAATAGTGAGTGTGAAACAATtcactgtgctgtgttgtgttcacaAAATCAAATTGCACAAACTTGCAGGAAATCACACTTCACTTTTTGCCAGCTGAAAGTTTTCTTACATAGTTATGATTCTAAAGTCTACTTTATAAAAATACCACTGGTATCACAAAGGTATTCCTTTGTTAGATAATACCTGGAGTACTGTTCAGTTCACCTCAGTGATAAAGTTTGGGTTCATGATCCATGACTCCTATGGCATCTGAATGCAGTCTTCTGCGACGCTTCTTGCAGATGACTGACATGGTTTGACTGAAACTGAACAACAATTGACAAGAGTCAATACTccaaagtaataaattactatCAAGAATTTCACATTTTTGGAGTCAGTGCTATAGCTACTGATGACATTATAAAAGCTACAATGTTAAGttacatacatgtgtgtattgtctgctctctttttttttagatgCATACAGAAACTGCGTTCTATACAGAGTACAGTCTCTTATGCTGAGCACGAGGAGGCAAACTTGTACTTGTACCCTAACTAAAATTATAGGCTCATAGTCATAATTTTAAATAATTCAATTAATTGCAAAGAAAATTGTCACAAACTTGCAGTGTTCACCTCCTTGCAGGAAAGTCAATGAAAGTATGTAATTTTATCAATGGATAGATGGCTGAAGCATGACTAAAAGCCCAACGGGTCTGTTTCTGTGGATATGGGAAGACCTGTAACTTTAAGCAATCAAAATATCAAGATTTTTGCATTGACTCCATTGGGACTGATGAGAGCTATAAAATTCAAGTAGTGACGATAACCAGAATATGTGGAGACCAAGACCCCTTGCGGATTGTTATTTCATTTCTCTGCTGACCACAGCTTCAATCTTATTGACATGTAAATGATGTATGTGACTGCTTTCATATCCCAGCCATGTGGTCGTCACACATTGTCCTTCAGGTTTTTTTCTCACAGATTGGTGTATACTCATAGTCATAGTCAATACCACAAGCAGCCAGACATTCTTCTAGATACCCATGAGAATGAGATCTTTCCAGATATACTGGATGACCAAAAGAGTGAACTGCAAGTGCTAGAATTTAGTGCACACTTCAGGCATGACACTTAATGAGCCTTGTTAACATTTCATAACCATTTGAGGATTTCTGCCCATGGATACAAATGTAAAGTTGACTCGAAGACAAAAACACAGTGAAGTTTTCCCCTGTCCTGACTCAAATTGAGAGTAAAACTAAGATTCGTGGTTCAAAACCTGCAATCGCCAAtgtatcttgtttgtttgagggggagggggtttaCATCTTTCAACCTTTTCCTCCTACCAAACCCTCCttccttttattttgttctcttcttctttattCAAAAGGCCATGAACACTAAATGCCTCCGTCCGCGAACTGTAGCAGCGTGAATCACAACTTATCCCGAGGCTAGAAGCAGCATTTATCAACACAATGTAGTACATAAATCATTGACATGGGAACAATTTATATTTCCAGTTCTGACAAAACATAAGTCTGCTTCGCATCAAATTATTTCGACACATTtgacacctgatccagtgaaccCCCTCAGTCTCACCTCGGTCAGTcgttcatgatgatgatgatgatgttgatgagatACAAAGCTTTCTGAGTCTTAAACTGATTTCCATTAAATCTTCCTCtaatttcattactttattgtcccatcgctgggaaattcgggtcgcttcctcccagtggaaagctagcagcaacggagtcgcgctacccaggtgtctgcgtgtttaggtgtattcagccacctgcacttatggcagaatgaccaaggtcttttacgtgccattgtgatgacacgggggtgggacatggcttccgtctctgggtctgcacataaggttgacccgtgtccgtcccggcccgaattcgaacctgcgacctttcacaagtccagtgctctaccaactgagctaccgggctgtATAataaaatatacacacacacaataccacATTTCTTTGCATTTTACTTGAAAAAAACTTTTATGAATGACTCTTCGGTCCTCGAAAAATTAGGTAGCTTGTCGAGAGTACTGGTTCTTGAGCCTGGGGGCTCTGTACTCGACTCGCTGGTTCTCAAGCCTGGGGGCTCCGTAACTGACTTGTACTTGTAGACGCCATGCACAGCCATCCAATAGTATACCTCACTCAAACAGAGGCCAGCAGATTCAGACTATGCCAGCAAATTCAGCATATACATATGCCACTTCTACTTTTACTGTCACTTCAGACATAGCTAaagcaggccatgcaacaacatttttgagaagaagaaaaatcaaaCACCATCATGATCAAAACAACCTTGTGCCATTTTGTTACTCTCCATGAATCATTGAATATGTGCATGGGTGGCTTGatgatccacacacacaccagaataTCCTGATCAGATTAACAGGTGGGAAAACAAGACCGAAAAAGTATAGCTATGCTGTTGTTGTGCTGGCTTTTATCCAGAAATTGAAACATTTTGATTTTCCGTTTTCCAACAAGGACCACCACCTGAGCAATAAATTTATTATTAAAGGCCTTTTCTTAGTTCGGTTATTCAACTTATTGTGATCGAGTTAtatttcacaaacaaacataccaaacaaaacaaaaagaaaacgcaTATATATAAACCAAGCACTTATGTGAGAACGGCACCTCGTTCGGGCCATTAAAAATCCAAGAACAAATTGCGCTGGATCCCGTTCTGAGAAATCAACACTGCAGCTTGATCACAGCTGCTCGCCAACATACAAATCCCATGGCGTCAAACACACCCCCACAAGCGAAACTACGAGACTGAAGCCACTTCAAGACAATCTTCTGCCTTCATCAGTGTCTTTTCCAGAAGGATAGCCAACAAATCACAGGAGAACACACACATGGGCAGAGTGGTTCACCAGATGCCTCAGCACCAAACGAAAACTCCTCTACACAGGCCAAACCCCCCTCCTCTTTCAGTTAGCGCATTACACAAGATCTGCATCACAATCATAATCTAAACGAACCTTAATTGATTGTTGAAATCCCATGTTAACGACTCACGTACCTGAAACCTCCACTGCGCCCGTATGTTTGTCAAAAAGTAGTTAGGATTGCAGGGTTTTTTCCTATCCAACATCCGCCCGCACTGGGCAGACGTTTTCGCTCGCATACACAAGGTGGTTGCAAAAGTCAGACCGGATTCTGTGCGTAATTATTTTCCCCCCTACAGAAATGTAGAGCGacgaacaaaaaaagaagacaagaagaaaggagggatgGGGTGGGTTTGCTAGTGAAATGGTAATCAATTATCGTGAACGAAAGTGCGTAAAATGTGTAGTTTAACAAGCAAAATCTGAAAGGGATGTAAACTTATTCATCTCGGGCTGCATGACTTACATTTTACGCATAAATTATTGTCTCACCCAACCAATCACAACGAATAAACAGGCTTTCATTCATAAACCAGAGAAGTTGCACTGCGTCGCCGCAAACAAAACATAGGCACATGATTGAAAAaaattaaacttttttttcattttttgcaCATTTTACCTTGAGAGGTGTGACGGATGCATCACACTCGTTTTTGTGAATTTTGTGGTCTGTTTGATTTTTCACTTATTTTGTCTAGAGACATgtctgtttcgttttgttttgtttaaacattttttaacaTCACCAGTAAGTACACTCTATTTTCAAAAGCGTAAAAACTATTTGCGCTAAAAAACATGACACTGTGTATTTACTGTTAATTTTActttaaaatgtttgtttgttctttatgGTAATCAAGCGGCTTGTATTGCCTACaccccacatgcacacacccacacaacaaTTAtagcaacaccaacaacaacaatcatttTAAAAAGCTCCTGAGTGTCAGTTTCCTGTAAGTGCTTTGGCTGTTCGCTTGATCCAGTTAGATGAAACATTTGTGCACATGTACATGAAATTACTTAGCAATTcaaattatccccgagtacgctagtactagggctcagcagactttaattgtgtgtctgtctgtctccacttaacagcttattgctgggaaactactgggcgcagttcgttcaaaaattgatacactaacttgataataggtccgattgatcgtattaaaacttcataatgttacctgggacctaaatgcgaaataaaccacaaaaacgacttggccgtaggaggagttcacaccggcggggcaacacgcagccattgacctgatagaacagccgaacgcgtcacacaaaaatacgtcatgacaaagttacacgcaaagcgaaagagactttgacgtcatttacttttgttcggaattttccgtctgttcctagcttgtcagtgaagacctgacgtgagtaagcttacccaaaacgtctttgttctctattctcattgcagctgtgaaataatcagtcttgtgtctcggtcgtgtaggtacagagtttgcttctgcaatcattgtgttcgtgttgatgacggcttcataagacaaagtaataagcgaatctatcgcgaggaagacgtttatgtacaaatcaccgaacccaacccattttttggggtgcgtatcgctgcatttttctgaagaataaactgcatgtggttaatttcatccgtttaatgccggcttgtcgaaacatatctgatcacagattaggtcgcagtttgtaggttgaatctatgaatcggccacagatagatctgcatttctggtcagaaaccaacattcacaccacagacattccaaacatttatatttattgagcgagccagtctgaagagtactcgggtccagcgcgagcgttttttatatcaTATGACCTAGATCAGGAAGAATGCGGAGGAAAGAAATTAGTTCCTGTTACTAAATTGTCCAGTCTATGATAAAAACTCTGCTATGCTAGCCGTGAGGCCAAAGAACAAAGATCTATGTTAACTGTAATCTGACCAATCCTATTTTTGATTTGCCACCAACCctgcacttttttttctcacttctaCCCCGCacccctttttttttgttacacTAAAGTTAAGTTTAGACCAGGAATCGAGATgaggtgtatgcatgtgtgtgtgtgtgtgtgtgtgtgtgtggatgtgttgaGCGATTCCAAGAAGACTACTGGACatatcttcatgaaacttaacataCATATTCTTCCACATGATacccccagacatttttttccattttttggacaatcgtctttgatgacgtcatatccgcctttttttttttaaagttgaggcagcactgtcacgcctcatttttcaatcattgACATTTTCCAGCTTGGAAGCGTAAACATTAGCTAatcagtttgctcattaaagatgtcattaaaatcgaattttcaccaACAGATTTCATAATTTATAGTTATGTCATGTTTattctgaaaatgtgctcagaattagaGAAAACCAGTATCTAGGCATATTAGGCACTACATGTACGTTCTCATGCTCCACTGAGACGAACTCAATCCGTCTCAGTCATTGGGTTAGGACTAGCCTAGCCTTACTGCATGTAGTCTGGGTGATGATTGGTTTTCAGTGTTGCTTTAGTTTCAGGTCGGTGGATTGACTAAATCTGTACATATCGTTTGACCCGACTTTTTTTGgtattgtcttttttttcttcgtttttttGGGTGGTCACTGATGTGGGGGAATACAACACAAAGATCCATGGGACTCCAGAAAAATGTCCTGCCAACCAACTGACTAACTCTGTAAAACATATTATACAATAGGTAGGGGATTGTCTCCCGAGATGTACCCTCAGAGTACATTCTTAGTTGTCATAAATTGCGtgagctctttctctctctctctctttccactcctctctctcactatggCGATAGGTTCCCCCCTCAACTACCGTCCCACCGACGCTGCTAGACTGCGCCTGCCACGGCCTCTGTACCTCCATCTCAAGGAGCTGGGAATCCTGCAGAGACCACCAACCGTTAAGGGGCTGTCGCGCCCGCCGCTCGCAGCGTTTTCGAACCGCACACCGACTTGCTGCCCTCAACCCTTCTCCTACCTCCACTTCTCTCAcgcccaccacccccacccaatGTACCACTACCCCTCCCCAGCATCCCCCCACCCTTTCCCTGCTTCCTTCTATTCCTCCCTATTctcccaccacccctccccatTCTCTCACCACCCCTCCCCATCCTCCCATCACCCCTCTCCCTCacctccccacccctccccgTTCTCCCACAACCCCTCCCCAGCACCCGCCCACCCCACATCAGCATCCACccactcattccaaaaacaccCTACACCTCTGCCTCCTCAACTCCCAGTCAGTGAATCCAGAAGGCAAAGCAGATCTGATAGCAGATTACATTATAGAAAACAAGTTAGACGCCCTGTTCATCACCGAGACGTGGCTGCGACCTGGTGATGACCCCAAGATCAAGCAGCTGACCCCCGCAGGGTACAAGACAGTCTCCTTCCCCCGCCCGGCTGGGCGTGGTGGTGGCATCGCCGTCGTCTACAAGGACCACATGCATGCTGCAGCGTCCTTCTCGGACAgcctccccttcccccacacCACCTTCGAAGCCGTGGAGATGACggtcgccaccaccaccaccctcacctTCCTGTGTATATATCGCCCTCCCCCTAACACCAAGAACAAGCTGATGGACTCTACTTTCTTCGACGAGTTCTCCCAAGCCCTCGACCACTACAACGTGACGTCCCACAGCGCCATCGTCCTCGGTGACTTTAACATCCACTGGGACTGCCCTGCCAACGCTGACACCAAGCGGGCCCGTGCGCTGTTGGACAGCTACAGTGTGGACCAGGTCGTTCCTTTTCCCTCCCACTCCCGTGGCCACATCCTGGATTGGATTGTCACTCGACCCTCGGACAATCTGGTCTCCAGCCTCGTCGCCAACGACCACCTTGTCTCCGACCACACTGCCATCAACTTCGTCGTCAACATCACCAAGCCAGCACAGAAGCGGAAGATGGTCACACGTCACAAGCTacgagacattgagacagatgCTTTTGGAGACGAAGCTGCCCTGCTGCTTGCCCAGCGAGACCCGTCCTCTGACCCCGCCCATTTCTTCAGCTTGACTCTGCGCCAGCTCCTCAACAAACACGCCCCGCCATCCCTATGCGCAGTCTCTGAGCGACAGCCGGCTCCCTGGTTCTCTGAGGACATCACAGCCGCCAAGATCGAGAGACGGCGAGCGGAGCGTGCATGGCGACACTCTGGCCTGGAGGTTCACCGGCAGATTCTCAGGGATGCGCTGCTTCGAGTCACGCaagccatcactgctgccaagGTCAAGCACTTCCACGACCGCATCGCCAACGCCTCATCATCCAGGGAGCTGTTCTCCATCATGTCCTCTCTCCTGGGCTCCTCCACCGCTGCCCCCTTACCCACTGCTCACCCACCACAAGATATCCCGGAGTTATTCTCGGAGTTCTTCAAGGACaagattgacaagcttcggagaacactcgatcagcagcccttcgtcccgtcccaccctccttctccggctcccccctcacgtgctttcagcctgtcactcaaaaccacgtcaagcgattcatcaccaagacggccatcaagacctgcgagctagaccccctgccaggcttcctcttcaccaagtgtctggacaagctcctgccgtctatcacagatatcatcaacatctccctggccacaggcgtcgttcccgactgcttcaagtctgccgttgtccgcccactcatcaagaagcccggccttgacgtcaacgagttgaagaactaccgtcctgtgtccaacctgcccttcctctccaagcttctggagcgtatcatcctggagcagttaagcgcccacctgtctcggaactcgctgatgccagtgtaccagtcagcgtaccgccctcaccacagcactgagacggcgctcctgcgaatcacaacggacctcctgaacgcaacagatagcggtctcgtctctgcccttgtgctgctggacctttccgcggccttcgacacgatcgaccatcagctactcgtcgatcgcctcagttccacgttcggcattcacgacaccgccctctcttggttccggaactacctccaggaccgctctcagactgtcaccactgattcgttctcttctcagcctgtccctgtccgcttcggcgtcccacaagggtctgtcctcggccctgtccttttcaccctgtacacccaacccctctccctggtcatcgaacgccacggcttgaactacaactcctttgccgatgacacgcagctccagaacagcgccaagccggaggacgttgaccatctcctgggatccatctccagttgtttcactgacatcaagaactggatgactgagaacaagttgaagctgaacagtgagaagacggaggcccttctcgttggaacacgacagaagattgcttccctcactgtgaccgacctccagctggatgacgcgactgttccattctcccctgctgtcaagagccttggcgtctttctcgactccactctctccatgcagacacacatctccttcatcatcaagacctgctttttccacctacgacgcatcgcctccatccgtcgctacctcacccacgacgcctgtgtcaagctggttgtctccctcatcttcagtcgtctggactactgcaactcccttctggctggcctccccgcctcatccattcatggcctacaacgagtccagaacgctgctgccaggctgacgttgaggaagacgaagcgagaccacatcacccccctacttcgctccttgcactggctccctgtcaacacccgaatctcctacaaactgtccactctggtctacaagtgtctcaacgactctgctcccgagtaccttcaatcctccctggacctgtacacccagccctccgaccgtccccttcgttctgctgctgacccactccgccttcacatccctcgctcgaaactcgcatctgctggtcagcgtgcattcccctccgcgggcccctccgtctggaactccctgccgcttgagcttcgccagagcccctctcttgacgcgttcaagagtaggttgaagactcagttcttcccgtagctggctgcgactttcatgttcgacgtgatgtgtt
Encoded proteins:
- the LOC138975885 gene encoding CUE domain-containing protein 1-like, with product MADTGWLDTPGHREGGGGGGGGQTSHRRGGGGGGGDSSTPTRHRGGSLPTPNAAPESTPSSPVPMRQLEFTQAMTDFHHMFPSMDREVIEAVLRANNGIVDATIDQLLTMSIDNNEDEDDLPDHILMSVQRDVALESVNENTHGHSHKSPSSRPSRQEDPAMEESPPSYTEAIKSPQIMTTTQRHHGHHHHGNRSSPPTAQRRGSPRHHPNQHQPMPTANLLDLGSDEVALSNTETKTPLVSWESATMGPPRHSSDLVESPSRRAWGETGTSQSKRSALKTSSRHRAHFSQEAEDSTLPLRGHNQRKVSWDTAPLPTRSKSFGGADSKRNFAHVNRLSSASGGSPGKLPPYRNWNPPMLGTLPEDFLRLKPKLPQRVPLMTQKSDPGHRRTASAALHRSLSSREEPAETTGHRRNHTHHAPLRSMSFAAPSSRSGMPQRIITQDISTDFIQRRMRENERRRRQASVDLDPELSQYLEDERLALMLQNSEFLQELRHDETFMKTLERDRQVAADEYASAQELKQEAIAAAAAAAESDSIPQLSPPALGPEDQEGYGDDRRDTLEAFPFSQQLPKASEEDAEFLQKLRHMGKASKKQFAALARKFFSRKRKKSPRHLLRESLAPSMTNLLDEEELEDVDDEVLGSSPSTNSPSYGSGRSGFRVDGLPPGNTTDMV
- the LOC138977186 gene encoding uncharacterized protein, with protein sequence MAIGSPLNYRPTDAARLRLPRPLYLHLKELGILQRPPTSVNPEGKADLIADYIIENKLDALFITETWLRPGDDPKIKQLTPAGYKTVSFPRPAGRGGGIAVVYKDHMHAAASFSDSLPFPHTTFEAVEMTVATTTTLTFLCIYRPPPNTKNKLMDSTFFDEFSQALDHYNVTSHSAIVLGDFNIHWDCPANADTKRARALLDSYSVDQVVPFPSHSRGHILDWIVTRPSDNLVSSLVANDHLVSDHTAINFVVNITKPAQKRKMVTRHKLRDIETDAFGDEAALLLAQRDPSSDPAHFFSLTLRQLLNKHAPPSLCAVSERQPAPWFSEDITAAKIERRRAERAWRHSGLEVHRQILRDALLRVTQAITAAKVKHFHDRIANASSSRELFSIMSSLLGSSTAAPLPTAHPPQDIPELFSEFFKDKIDKLRRTLDQQPFVPVC